In one Methanobrevibacter arboriphilus genomic region, the following are encoded:
- a CDS encoding alpha/beta fold hydrolase: MSSDNNLSYDENNYKINMDDFSPEYSELESFNFSSGKKLKSLPVEYFTIGTPITDDQGHINNAIIFLHGWGGDCGSIRRIDEIIGPKKPLDTKKFFIISITTLGSPNSASPSVMNLGSEFPDYSIEDMVKFQIDFLKSKFNIIHVKGIIGNSMGGFEALTWAAKYPEYMDFLISLVSTYKVSGHNYALFKFMNHIIKSDHEYNNGNYSKPLKKSLALANESMYPFGLSKKYYYSLNNNEIDNYMEEMGNEAIEEWDANDIVYRNNASTSYDIEDIISNIEAKTLIVAINQDQYFPPNLDAIPMSEKIKNSEIIIYDSEMGHIGTHEIIKIENELENFLKEFK; this comes from the coding sequence ATGAGTTCTGATAATAATCTTTCTTATGATGAAAATAATTATAAAATAAATATGGATGATTTTTCTCCAGAATATTCTGAATTGGAGTCTTTTAATTTTTCATCTGGAAAAAAATTGAAAAGTCTTCCAGTTGAATATTTCACGATAGGAACTCCTATCACTGATGATCAAGGACATATAAACAATGCCATTATTTTCCTTCATGGGTGGGGAGGAGATTGTGGGTCTATAAGAAGAATTGATGAAATTATAGGTCCAAAAAAACCATTGGATACTAAAAAATTTTTTATTATATCTATAACTACTTTAGGCTCTCCAAATTCAGCAAGTCCTTCAGTAATGAACCTTGGAAGCGAATTTCCAGATTATTCTATTGAAGACATGGTTAAGTTTCAAATAGATTTTTTGAAGTCTAAATTTAATATCATTCATGTAAAGGGAATTATTGGAAATTCTATGGGTGGATTTGAAGCTCTAACATGGGCAGCTAAATATCCTGAATATATGGATTTTTTAATATCTTTAGTAAGTACTTATAAAGTTTCAGGTCATAATTATGCCCTTTTTAAGTTTATGAATCATATAATTAAGAGTGACCATGAATATAATAATGGTAATTATTCAAAACCTCTTAAAAAATCTTTGGCACTGGCTAATGAGTCAATGTATCCTTTTGGACTTTCTAAAAAATATTATTATAGTTTAAATAATAATGAAATTGATAACTATATGGAAGAAATGGGGAATGAAGCTATTGAAGAATGGGATGCTAATGATATTGTTTATAGAAATAATGCATCAACTTCTTATGATATTGAGGATATAATTTCAAATATAGAGGCTAAAACATTGATTGTAGCTATAAATCAAGATCAATATTTCCCTCCTAATTTAGATGCAATTCCAATGTCTGAAAAAATTAAAAATTCTGAAATTATTATTTATGATTCAGAGATGGGTCATATTGGAACACATGAAATAATAAAGATAGAAAATGAGTTAGAAAATTTCTTAAAAGAGTTTAAATAA
- a CDS encoding ferredoxin, whose protein sequence is MVYRIEIERDLCISCENCVNECESMFEMDNGISKLISGDINDDNISIKEYEDISCGIDAAEMCPAECIIVYEDNVAIN, encoded by the coding sequence ATGGTTTATAGAATTGAAATAGAAAGAGATTTATGTATAAGCTGTGAAAATTGTGTTAATGAGTGTGAATCGATGTTTGAAATGGATAATGGCATCTCTAAACTCATTTCTGGAGATATTAATGATGATAATATTTCAATAAAAGAATATGAAGATATTTCTTGTGGAATAGATGCTGCTGAAATGTGTCCTGCTGAATGTATAATTGTTTATGAGGACAATGTGGCTATAAACTAA
- the nucS gene encoding endonuclease NucS, with translation MKYKLLENPDIEETYDLIDSGIRKKAVINIFAYCKVLYEGRALSQLDWGERFIMLKPDGSFLVHQERKIDPVNWQPPKSRHRALIKENNLILESHRRTPKEKLEVEIEKVHFASFALAEDYQELELAGYEKDMGDMIIKHPNMIEQGFTPTAREYNTEHGFIDILGKDIEGNIVVVELKCRKAGTNAVKQIRRYLKDFEENDNDYLKEIKSKKKKIRGLLVAPDINEDAKELLEEEGIEFKAVDPPKELKSDKKVTLDIF, from the coding sequence ATGAAATACAAATTATTAGAAAATCCCGATATTGAAGAAACATATGACCTTATCGATAGCGGAATACGGAAAAAAGCAGTGATAAATATATTTGCATATTGTAAAGTATTATATGAAGGAAGAGCATTAAGTCAGCTAGATTGGGGAGAGCGTTTTATAATGTTGAAACCAGATGGATCTTTTCTTGTTCATCAAGAGAGGAAAATAGATCCCGTTAATTGGCAACCTCCAAAATCAAGACATAGAGCATTGATAAAAGAAAATAACTTAATTTTAGAAAGTCATAGAAGAACTCCAAAAGAAAAACTAGAAGTAGAAATAGAAAAAGTTCATTTTGCAAGTTTTGCACTAGCTGAAGACTATCAAGAATTAGAATTAGCAGGTTATGAAAAAGATATGGGAGATATGATAATAAAACATCCCAACATGATTGAACAAGGATTTACTCCAACAGCAAGAGAATATAACACTGAACATGGCTTTATAGACATATTAGGAAAAGATATTGAAGGAAATATTGTAGTAGTTGAGTTGAAATGTCGTAAAGCAGGAACAAATGCTGTAAAACAAATAAGAAGATATCTTAAAGACTTTGAAGAAAATGACAATGATTATTTAAAAGAAATTAAATCAAAGAAAAAGAAAATCAGAGGATTACTTGTAGCACCAGATATTAATGAAGATGCTAAAGAACTTCTTGAAGAGGAAGGAATTGAATTTAAAGCTGTTGATCCTCCTAAAGAATTAAAAAGTGATAAAAAAGTGACTCTTGATATATTTTGA
- a CDS encoding manganese efflux pump MntP yields the protein MDIVTIILIAIALAMDAFSIAITKGFTLKNITKMQFLWFGIFFGGFQAFMPILGWASGIQLKDLISAVAPWIAFILLVAIGIKMVYESLQTKDEENTVEKNKNENELVNKGNFSFKELTLLSIATSIDAFAVGVTFAILKTPILFPIILIGTVTFALTEVGILIGQRIGHYFGNKFEIVGGIVLILLGFKILLEGLGIL from the coding sequence ATGGATATAGTAACAATAATTCTAATTGCAATTGCATTAGCTATGGATGCATTTAGCATAGCTATAACCAAAGGATTTACTCTGAAAAATATAACTAAAATGCAATTTTTATGGTTTGGAATATTTTTTGGTGGTTTTCAAGCATTTATGCCTATTTTAGGTTGGGCCTCTGGAATTCAATTAAAAGACTTAATTTCAGCAGTTGCTCCTTGGATAGCTTTCATATTACTTGTAGCTATAGGAATTAAAATGGTTTATGAAAGTTTACAGACTAAAGATGAAGAAAATACAGTTGAAAAGAATAAAAATGAAAATGAATTAGTTAATAAAGGAAACTTTTCTTTTAAAGAATTAACACTTCTTTCAATAGCTACAAGTATAGATGCATTTGCAGTTGGAGTTACTTTCGCTATTTTAAAAACACCCATACTTTTTCCAATAATACTAATAGGAACAGTCACATTTGCACTAACTGAAGTCGGAATATTAATTGGGCAACGAATCGGACATTATTTTGGAAATAAATTTGAGATCGTTGGAGGAATAGTTTTAATTTTATTAGGATTTAAAATATTATTAGAAGGTTTAGGTATTTTATAA
- the fwdF gene encoding tungsten-dependent formylmethanofuran dehydrogenase subunit FwdF has protein sequence MASAHREGQDNREVIHHNDVCVGCGICSDICPTNALNLGPILPIARGIVDMDYIRMDEHKCVVCGLCSFACPFNAMEFKINNLAAKNMKEYPKWSHGTNIDQEDCILCGKCELYCPRDAILVRRDLPKAKNLVSGEIKTEVDNCIACHICEEMCPADAITIKTDSSSNIGRFNASDIDIDPEKCMYCKICQKVCPEDAIKAVCTTCMDSENIPPVEITGNVVLDEISCVNCSWCENICPSNAAHTLKPFKGEVLLQENEEEDKLCTGEACHACLDVCPCNAITLADNHMTVNDDVCVLCGACEKACPQKILSVDRTSMELSNIKSKSWQNILGSLID, from the coding sequence ATGGCTTCAGCTCACCGTGAAGGACAAGATAATAGGGAAGTTATTCATCACAATGATGTTTGTGTTGGGTGTGGGATATGTTCTGATATATGTCCAACTAATGCTTTAAATCTTGGTCCAATTTTGCCTATAGCTAGAGGGATAGTAGATATGGATTATATCCGAATGGATGAACATAAATGCGTTGTTTGCGGGTTATGTTCTTTTGCATGCCCTTTTAATGCTATGGAGTTTAAAATTAATAACCTTGCTGCAAAAAATATGAAAGAATATCCAAAATGGAGTCATGGGACAAATATTGATCAAGAAGATTGTATTCTTTGTGGAAAATGTGAATTATACTGTCCAAGAGATGCAATTCTTGTAAGAAGAGATCTGCCAAAGGCAAAAAATCTTGTATCTGGTGAGATAAAAACCGAGGTGGATAATTGTATAGCTTGTCATATTTGTGAAGAAATGTGTCCTGCTGATGCTATAACAATAAAAACTGATTCAAGTTCAAATATTGGGAGATTTAATGCATCTGATATTGATATAGATCCTGAAAAATGTATGTATTGTAAAATATGTCAGAAAGTCTGTCCAGAAGATGCAATTAAAGCAGTATGTACCACTTGTATGGATAGTGAAAATATACCTCCAGTTGAAATTACAGGAAATGTAGTATTAGATGAGATTTCTTGTGTAAATTGTAGTTGGTGTGAAAATATATGTCCTTCAAATGCAGCTCATACATTAAAACCTTTTAAAGGAGAAGTATTACTTCAAGAAAATGAGGAAGAAGATAAACTTTGTACTGGTGAAGCATGTCATGCATGTTTAGATGTCTGCCCATGTAATGCAATAACATTAGCTGATAATCACATGACTGTTAATGATGATGTTTGTGTTCTTTGTGGTGCATGTGAAAAGGCTTGTCCTCAAAAAATATTATCTGTAGATAGAACTAGTATGGAATTATCCAATATTAAATCTAAATCATGGCAAAATATTCTTGGAAGTTTAATTGATTAA
- a CDS encoding ATP-binding protein — MTVKIDSEKCGNIDNCPGDGLCIKLCEQQALIDDNGNLKVIDENCDDCDLCIANCPNQAISKA, encoded by the coding sequence ATGACTGTTAAAATTGATTCTGAAAAATGTGGAAATATAGATAATTGTCCTGGTGATGGATTATGTATAAAATTATGTGAACAACAAGCTTTAATTGATGATAATGGTAATTTAAAAGTTATTGATGAAAATTGTGATGATTGTGATCTTTGTATTGCAAATTGTCCTAATCAAGCTATTAGCAAAGCATAA
- a CDS encoding DUF5654 family protein: MGDSMKVQTLKTLATLMTTAFAFVAGLAWNGAIQAVINEFLKAGSATIGLIIYAVIVTIIAVIVTIIIGRSLGKLGIELDEE; encoded by the coding sequence ATGGGAGATAGTATGAAAGTTCAAACATTAAAAACATTAGCCACATTGATGACAACTGCTTTTGCATTTGTTGCAGGTTTAGCATGGAATGGTGCTATACAAGCTGTAATAAATGAGTTTTTAAAAGCAGGGTCTGCGACAATTGGATTAATTATATATGCAGTTATAGTGACAATAATAGCTGTAATTGTTACAATAATAATTGGAAGATCCTTAGGAAAGTTAGGAATAGAATTAGATGAAGAATAA
- a CDS encoding GNAT family N-acetyltransferase — protein MKYYKIRTLDNDGIFPLKTKKFLFKMIKREYGYGYIPKYHGDIKNLEEVYLNNKRNSFFIAQDKDENIIGTLAIREYDREFEQFNNLYCRDSTASIWRAFVDENYRRLGIASALVNEAEKFSKNSNYKKIYLHTHKNVDGALEFWKSLDYNITLDTDNHLQTVHMEKNINSVLGNIDFNIKDSIAYI, from the coding sequence TTGAAATATTATAAAATTAGAACTTTGGATAATGATGGAATTTTCCCATTGAAAACTAAAAAATTTCTTTTTAAAATGATTAAAAGGGAATATGGTTATGGCTACATACCAAAATATCATGGAGATATAAAAAATTTGGAGGAAGTCTATTTAAATAATAAACGAAATAGTTTTTTCATTGCACAGGATAAAGATGAGAATATTATTGGTACATTAGCTATTAGAGAGTATGATAGGGAGTTTGAACAATTTAATAATCTTTATTGTAGGGATTCTACTGCAAGTATATGGAGAGCTTTTGTAGATGAAAATTATCGTAGATTAGGAATAGCTTCTGCACTTGTTAATGAAGCAGAAAAATTCTCAAAAAATAGTAACTATAAAAAAATATATCTCCATACTCATAAAAATGTCGATGGAGCATTAGAATTTTGGAAATCTTTAGATTATAATATTACTCTTGATACCGATAATCATCTTCAAACTGTACATATGGAAAAGAATATTAATAGTGTTTTAGGGAATATTGATTTTAATATTAAAGATTCTATAGCTTATATTTAG
- a CDS encoding nicotianamine synthase family protein, producing MSCYKYWGKIEEIATALEDYGDIDKYGDSKLDSIKLENILKLLDEVEIIAHDNIIDFDSAKHILDDPKMNKALQLIRKFYVYTGSRLETENAKKILESENPEKTLESFTFFDRYKGLIKNESQLVKFDENKKIVFIGSGPLPLTLIMFNKIFKSKCIGIEMDEEIANLSRKVLKKINMEEKIEIIVGDEKTIQNIDYDIIMVAALAEPKERVFANVWELINEKTPVLYRTYTGMRAILYSPVTEKETRGFHKEVMILPTGNINNTSVLIRKIV from the coding sequence ATGAGCTGTTATAAATATTGGGGCAAAATAGAAGAAATAGCTACTGCATTGGAAGACTATGGAGATATTGATAAATACGGAGATTCTAAACTTGATAGTATTAAACTAGAAAACATTTTAAAACTATTAGATGAAGTTGAAATAATTGCTCATGATAATATAATTGATTTCGACTCAGCAAAGCATATTCTAGATGATCCAAAAATGAATAAAGCTTTACAGCTAATAAGAAAATTTTATGTCTATACTGGATCAAGATTAGAAACTGAAAATGCAAAAAAGATTTTAGAATCAGAAAATCCTGAAAAAACTCTTGAATCATTCACATTCTTTGATAGATACAAAGGTTTGATTAAAAATGAAAGTCAACTTGTCAAATTTGATGAAAATAAAAAAATAGTCTTTATTGGAAGTGGTCCCTTACCTTTAACACTTATCATGTTTAATAAAATTTTTAAATCAAAATGTATTGGGATTGAAATGGATGAAGAGATAGCTAATTTATCTCGTAAAGTATTAAAGAAAATAAATATGGAAGAAAAAATTGAAATAATTGTTGGTGATGAAAAGACAATACAAAATATCGATTATGATATTATTATGGTTGCAGCTCTTGCTGAACCAAAAGAAAGAGTATTTGCAAATGTTTGGGAGCTGATTAATGAGAAAACACCTGTTCTATATAGAACATATACTGGTATGAGGGCAATATTATATTCTCCTGTAACTGAAAAAGAAACTAGAGGGTTCCATAAAGAAGTAATGATACTTCCAACAGGAAATATAAACAACACATCAGTTCTAATAAGAAAAATAGTTTGA